Proteins found in one Miscanthus floridulus cultivar M001 chromosome 4, ASM1932011v1, whole genome shotgun sequence genomic segment:
- the LOC136548295 gene encoding putative multidrug resistance protein, translating into MSEPTDAASLAGTRTVARMLCCSSSRTISATLEESARLWIKQGLAKGVAIGSNGIILTIWAFNVWYGSRLVMYHGYQGGTVFAVSAAIVVGGLALESGLSNVKYFSEASSAAERVQEVIQRVPKIVSESSAGDELAYVAGEVEFKNVEFCYPSRPETPIFASFNLPVPVGCTVALVDGSGFGKSTVIALLKR; encoded by the exons ATGTCGGAGCCGACGGACGCTGCCTCGCTGGCTGGCACCAGGACCGTGGCAAGGATGTTGTGCTGCTCGAGCAGTCGAACCATCTCCGCCACGCTCGAGGAGTCGGCGAGGCTCTGGATCAAGCAGGGACTCGCCAAGGGCGTCGCCATCGGCAGCAACGGCATCATCTTGACCATCTGGGCATTCAACGTCTGGTACGGCAGCCGCCTCGTCATGTACCATGGATACCAGGGCGGCACCGTCTTCGCCGTCTCCGCTGCCATTGTCGTCGGTGGCCT AGCTCTGGAGTCCGGGCTGTCGAACGTCAAGTACTTCTCCGAGGCGAGCTCAGCGGCGGAGAGGGTCCAGGAGGTGATCCAGCGGGTGCCCAAGATCGTCTCAGAGAGCAGCGCCGGCGACGAGCTGGCCTATGTCGCCGGGGAGGTGGAATTCAAGAACGTGGAGTTCTGCTACCCATCGCGCCCGGAGACCCCGATCTTCGCGAGCTTCAACCTGCCCGTGCCGGTGGGGTGCACGGTGGCGCTGGTGGACGGCAGCGGGTTCGGGAAGTCGACGGTGATCGCGCTGCTGAAGCGGTAG